From Hymenobacter sedentarius, a single genomic window includes:
- a CDS encoding ABC transporter permease, producing MAILAPSSASWSQKLAMLWLSLVGLTALLAATLPLPYAPGVPDLAHVAEPPFGAGAHWLGTDTLGRDVLSMLVFGARTAVLLTLPAALLSTLLGALAGGAAGFWGNKARLAVPYWLLAAAGGWWVLRLPGAGVGLAVAAVGLGWLLAAWQRKRELASWPVPVNSVVMGAATTLDTIPRLVLVVAMAAGTGVSVPGLLVLLTLTSWPQAARLVRAQMLRVRTLPFVEAAQAVGAPPYKVWLHHALPHALQPLRTALPLSIAGLLGLESTLSFLGIGLPPDVASWGRLMATVRSEPGAWWTFLFPSMCLIISMISLISISRYRSSSASS from the coding sequence TTGGCAATCCTAGCTCCCTCCTCTGCTTCCTGGTCGCAAAAGCTGGCCATGCTGTGGCTAAGCCTGGTAGGGCTCACGGCGCTGCTGGCTGCCACCTTGCCCCTGCCTTACGCTCCCGGGGTACCCGACTTGGCCCATGTGGCCGAGCCTCCATTTGGGGCAGGCGCCCACTGGCTAGGCACCGACACCTTGGGACGCGACGTATTGAGCATGCTCGTATTCGGCGCTCGCACCGCCGTGCTGCTCACCTTGCCGGCTGCCCTATTATCAACGCTGCTAGGAGCCCTGGCAGGCGGCGCGGCAGGTTTTTGGGGGAATAAAGCACGGCTGGCCGTACCCTACTGGTTGCTGGCCGCCGCTGGCGGATGGTGGGTGCTGCGCCTACCCGGCGCTGGGGTTGGGCTAGCAGTAGCGGCTGTTGGCCTGGGCTGGCTACTGGCGGCGTGGCAGCGCAAGCGGGAGCTGGCCTCCTGGCCGGTCCCGGTCAACTCAGTGGTAATGGGGGCGGCCACCACCCTCGACACCATACCGCGGCTGGTGCTGGTGGTGGCCATGGCCGCCGGAACCGGCGTGTCGGTGCCAGGCCTGTTGGTTCTCCTCACCCTTACGTCGTGGCCGCAGGCGGCCCGATTGGTGCGTGCCCAGATGCTGCGCGTGCGCACGCTGCCCTTCGTAGAAGCAGCCCAAGCCGTTGGCGCGCCCCCCTACAAAGTCTGGCTGCACCATGCGTTGCCGCATGCATTACAGCCGCTGCGAACGGCCCTGCCGCTCAGTATAGCGGGCTTATTGGGCCTGGAAAGCACCTTGTCTTTTTTGGGCATTGGCCTGCCGCCGGATGTAGCCAGTTGGGGCCGGCTCATGGCCACCGTACGGAGCGAACCCGGCGCCTGGTGGACCTTTCTTTTTCCTAGTATGTGCTTAATAATTAGCATGATAAGTCTCATCTCAATAAGCCGATATCGGTCGTCATCCGCTTCATCCTAG
- a CDS encoding ABC transporter permease encodes MSRLVIWRLARAGLAIWALASVVFLLSHRDAGAAVQGALPDASDMQTDRTPTTPTERLATQAAVRERLGLKLPLFYISQSSSQQEPTWQWNGLHNQYHRWASGLLHGDLGTSYRTGQPVASRLRAALSFTLPLTGTAAVLAILAALALAQRLAAGPWWQRPVRTLLVTVHALPLFVVALVLLLAFANPDAFAWFPAYGLDQPADVDSGTWGQIATYLMHMALPVAALTLTAVPELTLQLDAALTQELRADYATTARAKGLGERAVIRRHTLRNALLPTLTQIAELLPALVAGAVVVEVVFALPGMGRLLAEAAAARDYPVLVGGILLTGAARLLALLLADLLYFWADPRIRWQS; translated from the coding sequence ATGAGCCGGTTGGTAATCTGGCGCTTGGCCCGGGCTGGGCTGGCCATATGGGCCCTGGCATCGGTGGTGTTTCTGTTGAGCCACCGCGATGCTGGCGCGGCCGTGCAAGGCGCATTGCCCGATGCATCGGACATGCAAACCGACCGCACGCCCACGACGCCTACCGAACGGCTGGCAACCCAAGCCGCAGTGCGCGAACGGCTTGGCCTCAAGCTGCCGCTCTTTTATATAAGCCAGAGCTCTAGTCAACAAGAGCCGACGTGGCAGTGGAACGGCTTGCATAACCAGTACCATCGGTGGGCCAGCGGGCTGCTCCACGGCGATTTAGGCACTTCGTACCGTACTGGCCAGCCCGTCGCCAGCCGGTTGCGGGCTGCCTTATCTTTCACGTTGCCGCTCACGGGCACGGCAGCCGTGCTGGCCATCCTGGCAGCGTTGGCGCTAGCCCAACGCTTGGCGGCCGGCCCTTGGTGGCAGCGCCCCGTGCGCACGCTGCTGGTGACGGTGCATGCTCTGCCCCTGTTTGTGGTGGCATTGGTATTGCTGCTGGCCTTTGCCAATCCGGATGCGTTTGCCTGGTTTCCAGCGTATGGCCTCGACCAACCCGCAGACGTCGACTCGGGCACGTGGGGCCAAATCGCCACCTACCTGATGCACATGGCGCTGCCAGTTGCGGCCCTCACCCTCACGGCCGTACCGGAGCTAACGCTGCAGCTCGACGCCGCCCTCACGCAGGAACTGCGCGCCGACTATGCCACCACGGCCCGCGCCAAAGGTCTGGGCGAGCGCGCCGTAATCCGGCGCCACACCCTGCGCAATGCCCTGCTCCCCACCCTTACGCAAATTGCCGAGCTTCTCCCCGCGCTGGTTGCCGGGGCGGTGGTGGTGGAAGTGGTGTTCGCGCTGCCCGGCATGGGCCGCCTGCTGGCCGAAGCCGCTGCTGCCCGCGACTACCCCGTACTCGTGGGCGGAATCCTGCTCACGGGTGCGGCCCGCCTGCTAGCCTTGCTCCTCGCCGACCTTCTCTATTTCTGGGCCGACCCTCGCATCCGTTGGCAATCCTAG
- a CDS encoding ABC transporter substrate-binding protein — translation MLQPNQAAIDANNLLHVCLLQADIATRKYGPALATSLPAVELVGDSLSKLAYDIRPTAAWDNGRPVTARDVEFTLKLMFCPGLPNEVARNRYRFIRAVLTDPKAPQHFTLVCRGQALEYVEASGDFFILPEAALDPRGHLRCFSLADLQKRAATAPPDSALQALAQRYQAAGAGRHPGQVPGCGPYQLVKWEKDRYLTFRRKPQWWADRLRPVPVVLQARPKELDYVIIPDAATATLALRRGDIDVYPQIPAREFARLRASPTAAALNFYSTTSYDVVIAGFNTRRAHLSDARTRRALSRFFDAAGLLKATQLGAGQRTAGVISPIEKENYNDSLALTPFDPAGATALLRQAGWQRGPAPGTGWTRKSANGKPQQLRLAMRYRAEGSLFSTVALQFQAAAAGFDIPVTLQPTESGAFSSSLKAGDFDVYVGVRKGNPFMFNFTPVFHSLGIDAGNTTGFSSPASDQLIEAIAAADSKAHRTQLLRRFQALLQQEAPIVPLFFLPNRIVASRQLSNLHVGSLKPGFMATTIERAPQPSAVP, via the coding sequence ATGCTGCAGCCTAATCAGGCCGCCATTGACGCAAATAATTTGCTGCATGTCTGCCTGCTTCAGGCTGACATTGCCACCCGCAAGTACGGCCCGGCTTTAGCCACGTCCCTGCCCGCGGTAGAGCTGGTGGGCGACTCCCTTTCCAAGCTTGCTTACGACATCCGGCCTACCGCCGCCTGGGACAATGGGCGGCCCGTAACCGCCCGCGATGTGGAGTTCACGCTAAAGCTGATGTTCTGCCCGGGCCTACCCAACGAGGTGGCCAGGAACCGGTATCGTTTTATCCGGGCGGTGCTTACCGACCCCAAGGCTCCGCAGCACTTTACGCTGGTGTGCCGGGGGCAGGCGCTTGAGTACGTGGAAGCGTCGGGCGACTTCTTCATCCTGCCAGAAGCCGCGCTCGACCCCCGCGGCCACCTCCGCTGCTTCTCGCTGGCTGACTTGCAAAAGCGGGCCGCCACCGCTCCCCCCGATTCGGCGCTGCAGGCCCTGGCCCAACGCTACCAGGCGGCAGGAGCAGGCCGGCACCCCGGCCAGGTGCCGGGCTGCGGCCCCTACCAACTGGTAAAGTGGGAAAAAGACCGGTACCTCACCTTTCGCCGTAAGCCGCAGTGGTGGGCCGACCGCCTGCGGCCCGTCCCGGTTGTGCTGCAGGCGCGGCCAAAGGAGTTGGATTACGTCATCATCCCCGATGCGGCCACCGCGACGCTCGCGCTGCGGCGCGGCGACATCGACGTGTATCCGCAGATACCGGCCCGCGAATTTGCCCGGCTGCGCGCATCTCCGACCGCGGCGGCCCTGAATTTTTATTCCACTACCTCTTACGATGTGGTGATAGCCGGCTTTAACACCCGCCGCGCCCACCTGAGCGATGCGCGAACCCGCCGGGCCCTAAGCCGTTTTTTTGATGCCGCCGGCCTGTTGAAAGCCACGCAGCTGGGAGCGGGGCAGCGCACGGCGGGCGTCATCAGCCCCATTGAAAAAGAGAACTACAACGACAGCCTGGCCCTTACCCCTTTCGACCCTGCTGGCGCCACCGCCTTGCTGCGCCAGGCGGGTTGGCAGCGCGGCCCCGCGCCAGGCACCGGCTGGACCCGAAAGTCCGCCAACGGCAAGCCCCAGCAGCTGCGCCTCGCGATGCGATACCGTGCCGAGGGGTCGTTGTTTTCCACCGTCGCGCTGCAGTTTCAGGCGGCGGCGGCGGGGTTCGACATCCCGGTCACGCTGCAGCCCACCGAGTCGGGCGCGTTTAGCTCGTCTCTGAAAGCGGGCGACTTTGACGTGTACGTGGGGGTACGGAAGGGCAACCCCTTCATGTTCAACTTCACGCCGGTGTTCCACTCCCTGGGCATTGACGCGGGCAACACGACGGGCTTTAGCAGCCCCGCCAGCGACCAGCTCATCGAAGCCATTGCCGCGGCCGATAGCAAAGCGCACCGTACCCAGCTCCTGCGCCGCTTCCAGGCCCTGCTGCAGCAGGAAGCGCCCATCGTCCCGCTGTTTTTTCTGCCCAACCGGATTGTGGCCAGTCGGCAGCTGAGCAACTTGCACGTGGGCAGCCTCAAGCCCGGCTTTATGGCCACCACCATCGAGCGCGCTCCACAGCCATCAGCGGTTCCCTAG